The DNA region TCGGCATCCTGCTCGTCGTTCCGACCGCATACTGGGTCCGCCTCAAACTGCCCCGGCTGCGCCCCTATATCGAATTTGTCACCCTGCTGCCGCTGGTTATTCCTGCCATCGTTATCGTCTTCGGCTATATCCGCCTCTACAATACCTCGAGCTGGCTGCCGCTCACGGGCTCGGCCCTCGGCACCGATATGCTGCTGATGTTCGGCTATGCGACGCTCGCCCTTCCCTACATGTACCGCGCGGTCGACACCGGCCTTCGCACCATCGACATCGGCACGCTGACGGAAGCCGCTCAAAGCCTCGGCGCCGGCTGGTTCACCATCATTTCGCGCATCATCCTGCCGAATGTGCTGGTCGCGGTGCTCTCCGGGGCCTTCCTGACCTTCGCCATCGTCATCGGCGAATTCACCATGGCCGCTCTTTTGAACAAGCCGGCCTTTGGCCCCTACATGCAGCTGCTGGGCGCCAACCGCGCCTATGAGCCGGCCGCACTCGCCGTCATCGCCTTCGGCATCACCTGGGGCTGCCTCGGTCTGATCCAGCTCGTTTCCCGCCTCCAGAAAACAGCCCCGCGCCAGGCTTGAGGACTTCTTTTCATGACCTTTCTGAAACTCACCCACCTGCAGAAGTCCTTTGGCCCGACCAAGGTCGTGCATGATTTCAACATGGCGATCGACAAGGGCGAATTCATCTCCTTTCTCGGCCCCTCGGGCTGCGGCAAGACCACCGTGCTGCGGATGATCGCCGGCTTCGAGACACCGTCGGCCGGGACCATCGAGATCGCCGGCAAGGACCAGACGAGCCTGAAGCCGAACCAGCGCAATATCGGCATGGTCTTCCAGGCCTATGCGCTGTTTCCCAACATGAACGTCGCCGACAACGTCGCCTTCGGCCTCAAGATCGCGGGCATGCCCAAGGCCGACATCGACACCCGGGTCAAGGAAATGCTCGCGCT from Rhizobium glycinendophyticum includes:
- a CDS encoding ABC transporter permease, yielding MKRLWAWGALIFGLLYFFLPLVGMTNFSLKMRRGEYSFDAYAKVFADSRFQETFTYSVTMALLTIVFGILLVVPTAYWVRLKLPRLRPYIEFVTLLPLVIPAIVIVFGYIRLYNTSSWLPLTGSALGTDMLLMFGYATLALPYMYRAVDTGLRTIDIGTLTEAAQSLGAGWFTIISRIILPNVLVAVLSGAFLTFAIVIGEFTMAALLNKPAFGPYMQLLGANRAYEPAALAVIAFGITWGCLGLIQLVSRLQKTAPRQA